In one window of Zhihengliuella sp. ISTPL4 DNA:
- a CDS encoding ATP-binding protein, with translation MPRIALIAGNDLVQRLAGEADPIRAVIELIWNSLDADANKVSVTLDRNLADGIVGVTVRDDGLGMSPERVEQDFKWVGNSWKLGARVTEREKRPLHGRLGQGRLRAFALGTRITWETVGQDATGAFKKTRVSSTIHHRNDFSGPDPVDAQGPTYTEFRAEGRDSLGRLESDAARPRIGAALALHLLTFPTIDVRYDGVKIDPAASIERQRTHELKWSYDGVDRRAELKVVEWRDVKGRTLYLCDEKGVPVDETPIRRYADFNFAAYVLWEDMAEHANEVLLVDMEQETSLLGSLMQVVDSTLEDHFEARRAEQRRELVGRWKETKTYPYEGDPASEEEVVERATFDVIATAVRRHIPKKRDQEKLTLGLLKDTLQRNPDGVKTLLDQYVGLTDGESEELDRLLERTPLSRLIRATTDVTDRLDFLSALREIVFNPEAKGLVKERDHLHKILERESWVFGEQFNMMSSEIGLTRALEQHLSVLGREGEPTTKVTKTDGSQGRLDLMFSLGAPEHETKRHLVVELKAPSVVASYKEANQIKGYARAIVEDPQFAGTHTVWDFVLVVNDYNNDVRRDINQRGRESGLLDESELDPNSPLRYRVWVRRWSEILESADQRLLYYKRGLQHDASLLDVKRYLHEHHADVLPEGLFSEDDPS, from the coding sequence ATGCCTCGAATTGCGCTCATCGCTGGAAACGACTTGGTCCAGCGCCTCGCCGGTGAGGCTGATCCTATCCGAGCGGTCATCGAGCTCATCTGGAACAGCCTCGATGCGGACGCCAACAAGGTGTCAGTCACTCTGGACCGCAACCTCGCGGACGGCATTGTTGGCGTCACCGTTCGCGACGACGGCCTCGGCATGAGCCCGGAACGCGTCGAGCAGGACTTCAAGTGGGTGGGGAACTCCTGGAAGCTCGGGGCGCGCGTTACCGAGCGTGAGAAGCGGCCCCTGCACGGCAGGCTTGGCCAGGGGCGGCTGCGCGCTTTCGCGCTGGGAACCCGCATCACATGGGAGACCGTTGGCCAGGATGCCACGGGCGCGTTCAAGAAAACTCGAGTTTCGTCGACCATTCATCATCGCAACGACTTCTCCGGCCCCGACCCTGTCGATGCCCAGGGGCCGACCTATACCGAGTTCCGAGCGGAAGGTCGCGACTCGCTTGGCCGCCTCGAAAGCGACGCTGCGCGGCCGCGCATTGGTGCTGCCCTTGCTTTGCATCTGCTGACTTTCCCGACGATCGACGTCCGGTACGACGGAGTCAAGATCGACCCTGCCGCAAGCATCGAGCGACAAAGGACACACGAGCTGAAGTGGTCCTACGACGGCGTCGATCGCCGAGCGGAGTTGAAGGTCGTCGAATGGCGGGACGTGAAAGGCCGGACGCTCTATCTCTGCGACGAGAAGGGGGTTCCTGTCGATGAGACGCCGATCAGGCGCTATGCCGATTTCAACTTCGCTGCGTACGTCCTTTGGGAGGACATGGCCGAGCATGCCAATGAGGTGCTGCTCGTCGATATGGAGCAGGAGACCTCCCTGCTCGGATCCCTGATGCAGGTCGTGGACTCCACGCTCGAGGACCACTTCGAGGCTCGCCGTGCCGAGCAGCGTCGCGAGCTCGTCGGACGCTGGAAAGAGACCAAGACCTACCCCTACGAAGGCGATCCTGCCTCGGAAGAAGAGGTGGTCGAACGAGCTACCTTCGACGTCATCGCGACCGCTGTGCGTCGGCACATCCCCAAGAAGCGCGACCAGGAGAAGCTGACGCTGGGTCTCCTCAAGGACACGCTCCAGCGGAATCCCGACGGTGTGAAGACGCTCTTGGACCAGTACGTGGGGCTCACTGACGGTGAGAGCGAAGAACTCGATCGGCTGCTTGAGCGCACCCCGCTCTCAAGGCTCATTCGGGCGACTACCGATGTGACCGACCGCCTGGACTTCCTGAGCGCTCTTCGCGAGATCGTCTTCAACCCCGAAGCTAAGGGACTGGTCAAGGAACGCGACCACCTGCACAAGATCCTCGAGCGCGAGAGCTGGGTGTTCGGGGAGCAGTTCAACATGATGAGCTCGGAGATCGGTCTCACTCGAGCGCTCGAGCAGCACCTCAGCGTGCTTGGCCGCGAAGGGGAGCCCACTACGAAGGTTACCAAGACCGACGGCAGCCAAGGCCGCCTGGACCTGATGTTCTCCCTGGGCGCGCCTGAGCACGAGACGAAGCGGCATCTGGTCGTTGAGTTGAAGGCGCCCTCTGTGGTTGCGTCGTACAAGGAGGCCAACCAGATCAAGGGCTATGCCCGCGCCATCGTCGAGGATCCGCAGTTTGCTGGCACCCACACCGTATGGGATTTCGTGCTCGTTGTGAACGACTACAACAACGACGTGCGGCGCGACATCAACCAGCGTGGCCGCGAGTCGGGGCTGCTCGACGAGTCAGAGCTCGACCCGAACTCCCCGCTGCGCTACCGGGTCTGGGTGCGTCGATGGTCGGAGATCCTCGAGTCCGCGGACCAGCGCTTGCTCTACTACAAACGCGGATTGCAGCACGATGCCTCCCTCCTCGACGTCAAGCGGTACCTTCACGAGCACCATGCAGACGTGCTGCCCGAGGGGCTGTTCTCGGAGGACGATCCGAGCTAG
- a CDS encoding exonuclease domain-containing protein, which translates to MPLDFTAIDFETANSSPASACSVGLVRVRDGEVVATANWLIQPPPGHDEFQEWNVRIHGIRPEHVLSAATWVDQFDRLCAFAGADVLVAHNAGFDLNVLRRATEVTGQICPPYRSLCSLQVARKTYQLDSYRLPLAAAAAGYAEFSHHDALADALACAQIIVDAAARAGAFDVFGLADALGLRVTEPSMPTLERAVA; encoded by the coding sequence GTGCCACTGGACTTCACTGCGATCGACTTCGAGACCGCGAACTCCAGCCCGGCCTCCGCGTGCTCCGTCGGACTCGTGCGGGTGCGGGACGGGGAGGTCGTCGCCACCGCGAACTGGCTGATCCAGCCGCCGCCCGGCCACGACGAGTTCCAGGAATGGAACGTCCGCATCCACGGCATCCGGCCCGAGCACGTGCTGTCGGCGGCCACCTGGGTCGATCAGTTCGACCGCCTCTGCGCTTTCGCGGGCGCCGACGTGCTCGTGGCCCACAACGCCGGCTTCGACCTGAACGTGCTGCGCCGGGCGACGGAGGTCACGGGTCAGATCTGCCCGCCGTACCGGTCGCTGTGCAGCCTCCAGGTGGCGCGGAAGACGTATCAGCTCGACTCGTATCGCCTGCCTCTCGCCGCCGCGGCGGCCGGGTATGCGGAGTTCTCGCATCACGACGCCCTGGCGGATGCCCTGGCGTGCGCGCAGATCATCGTCGACGCTGCTGCCCGTGCCGGTGCCTTCGACGTGTTCGGGCTCGCGGACGCCCTCGGCCTGCGGGTCACCGAGCCCTCGATGCCGACGCTGGAGCGCGCCGTCGCCTGA
- a CDS encoding SDR family oxidoreductase, whose amino-acid sequence MRTPVIRKGRSPRTRARRPPLDAQVVVVTGGSRGIGREAALGFARAGASVVLLARGEQALTETVAEIAAEGGDVRGIVCDVSDRRAVQDAVDQITHAFGRIDTWVGNAGVLLYAPLADTTPEEFRRILEINVVGQLNGIQAALPALRRSGGTIIVVSSAEAVVAMPLHGAYAASKHAVEGAVDALRRELRAERAPVTITVVRPAVIDTPIYRHARSRMTYRPSGPHPHYRARSVARAIVYAAVHPTRTMHVGGGALLLTGVQRGAPAVLDAALGRFGPRMMRTAEEAQARFGNLLGPLRDTEQRGGLPHRGRGSVTTWLRVHPGWRTAAIVAVLGAVLLPRRGVRR is encoded by the coding sequence ATGCGGACACCGGTCATCCGGAAGGGGCGGTCGCCGCGCACACGCGCACGGCGGCCGCCCCTCGATGCGCAGGTGGTGGTGGTCACCGGCGGCTCCCGCGGGATCGGCCGGGAGGCGGCCCTCGGCTTCGCGAGAGCGGGAGCATCCGTCGTCCTGCTCGCCCGCGGTGAGCAGGCGCTGACCGAGACGGTCGCGGAGATCGCCGCGGAAGGCGGGGACGTCCGCGGGATCGTGTGCGACGTCTCCGACCGCCGGGCGGTGCAGGACGCGGTCGACCAGATCACGCACGCGTTCGGCCGGATCGACACCTGGGTCGGCAACGCCGGCGTACTCCTCTATGCCCCGCTCGCCGACACGACCCCCGAGGAGTTCCGTCGGATCCTCGAGATCAACGTCGTCGGACAGCTCAACGGCATCCAGGCGGCGCTGCCCGCGCTGCGCCGCTCGGGCGGGACAATCATCGTCGTGAGCTCTGCCGAGGCGGTCGTCGCCATGCCGCTGCACGGCGCCTATGCCGCCTCGAAGCACGCGGTGGAAGGGGCGGTGGACGCCCTCCGCCGCGAGTTGCGTGCCGAGCGCGCGCCCGTCACGATCACCGTCGTCCGTCCCGCCGTCATCGACACACCCATCTATCGCCATGCCCGCAGTCGGATGACGTACCGTCCGAGCGGACCGCACCCGCACTACCGAGCCCGGTCGGTCGCGCGGGCGATCGTCTACGCCGCCGTCCATCCCACCCGCACCATGCATGTCGGCGGTGGCGCCCTCCTGCTCACCGGCGTTCAGCGGGGGGCACCCGCTGTGCTCGACGCCGCGCTGGGGCGCTTCGGCCCGCGGATGATGCGCACGGCCGAAGAGGCGCAGGCGCGGTTCGGGAACCTCCTCGGCCCGCTCCGCGACACCGAGCAGCGCGGCGGGCTGCCGCACCGCGGACGCGGGAGCGTCACCACCTGGCTGCGCGTGCACCCGGGCTGGCGCACCGCGGCGATCGTGGCGGTCCTGGGGGCGGTGCTGCTGCCCCGCCGAGGCGTGCGCCGCTGA
- a CDS encoding manganese catalase, whose translation MFFHRQELQFSATPEAPDAVYARKLQEVLGGQYGEITVALQYQFQAWNMHIPGKYRDLVFGIGAEEMGHVEMLAVMIAQLLEKSPLGITEDAVQDDPTVAAIVGGTDVQQGIVAGAGARPVDSNGNPWQGSYITASGNLLADFMANANAEMQGRVQVARLYHMTDDHGVRDLLSFLLARDTMHQNQWLAAAEELKAEGAEKLPVPSNFPLSKEHRDVSYQYLNFSDGPAAAEGTWASGPTPDGHGEFSYHEGPTTTAEMPPPTHPDARFYGTTELPNVVEKVAGAAQDALHKE comes from the coding sequence ATGTTCTTCCATCGACAGGAGCTCCAATTCTCCGCGACGCCCGAGGCCCCGGACGCCGTCTACGCCCGCAAGCTGCAAGAGGTCCTCGGCGGGCAGTACGGCGAGATCACCGTCGCGCTGCAGTACCAGTTCCAGGCCTGGAACATGCACATCCCCGGCAAGTACCGCGACCTGGTCTTCGGCATCGGAGCCGAGGAGATGGGGCACGTCGAGATGCTCGCCGTCATGATCGCGCAGCTCCTCGAGAAGTCCCCGCTCGGTATCACCGAAGACGCCGTGCAGGACGACCCGACGGTCGCCGCGATCGTGGGCGGCACCGACGTGCAGCAGGGCATCGTCGCCGGCGCGGGCGCACGCCCGGTCGACAGCAACGGCAACCCGTGGCAGGGCTCGTACATCACCGCGAGCGGCAACCTCCTCGCCGACTTCATGGCCAACGCCAACGCCGAGATGCAGGGCAGGGTGCAGGTCGCCCGCCTCTACCACATGACCGACGATCACGGCGTGCGGGACCTGCTGAGCTTCCTCCTGGCCCGTGACACCATGCATCAGAACCAGTGGCTCGCCGCCGCGGAGGAGCTCAAGGCCGAGGGCGCCGAGAAGCTGCCCGTGCCCAGCAACTTCCCGCTGTCCAAGGAGCACCGAGACGTCTCGTACCAGTACCTCAACTTCAGCGATGGCCCTGCCGCCGCCGAGGGCACCTGGGCATCGGGTCCGACCCCGGACGGACACGGCGAGTTCAGCTACCACGAGGGTCCGACGACCACGGCCGAGATGCCCCCGCCCACCCACCCCGACGCGCGCTTCTACGGCACCACCGAGCTGCCGAACGTCGTGGAGAAGGTCGCCGGCGCGGCGCAGGACGCGCTCCACAAGGAGTGA
- a CDS encoding glycoside hydrolase family 65 protein, whose amino-acid sequence MTARFTVEPWAVGIENVDPAHLAQEESVFGLSNGHVGWRGNLDEGDPRGVAGSYLNGVFEDHPMPYAEDGYGYPETGQAVINVPNGQLIRLLVGDEPFDVEHGTVHTHTRRLDLRAGTLHREVDWESAEGRRVHIASTRLVSLEHRSLAAVRYRVTAVDGPLAVTVLSEVLANEPLPTTHDDPRVQELLARPLVAVDATILGSRTTLQHRTRRSGLNLAVSADHIVRATAADAPRVSVEAGGDLSRTRIRVDLAAGEELEIVKLVGHEWSGSLSPQSLRDRAEEAVEEAARLGWDALLEGQRAVLDRYWECGDVRIDGDARLQQAVRFALFQVFQASARAEARSVPGKGLTGSGYEGHTFWDFEAFVLPVLTSTAPDAALQALRWRHTTLDHARERARTLGLRGASFAWRTIDGRESSGYWPASTAAFHINAAVAGAVMHYVRATGDQGFERDAGTEILVETARLWLSLGRWGDDGGFHIDGVTGPDEYTAVVDDNVYTNLSARRNLRGAVAAVRRHPDVAADLGVDDDEITAWESAAAAMTVLYDEERQVHPQSAGFTAHARWDFDATAPDEYPLHSHFPYFDIYRKQVLKQADLVLALYTSHEEFTWEEKARAFAYYDALTVRDSSLSAAAQAVIAAEVGHLERASAYLTELAALDLDDLHGNTDEGLHIAALAGIWTGVTAGYGGMREGDHGLSFRPQLPDGVTRLAFGVRLHGCILHVDITPTETTYRLSAGEPVTIRHADEELVLHAGVPVSLPTPDRVEPLTPAPVPPRWREPGRPRAGD is encoded by the coding sequence ATGACGGCGCGCTTCACCGTCGAGCCCTGGGCCGTCGGCATCGAGAACGTCGACCCCGCTCACCTTGCACAGGAGGAGTCCGTCTTCGGGCTCTCCAACGGTCACGTCGGCTGGCGCGGGAACCTCGATGAAGGGGATCCGCGCGGTGTCGCGGGGAGCTATCTCAACGGCGTGTTCGAGGATCATCCGATGCCGTACGCGGAGGACGGCTACGGCTACCCCGAGACGGGGCAGGCGGTGATCAACGTCCCGAACGGGCAGCTCATCCGCCTGCTGGTCGGCGATGAGCCGTTCGACGTCGAGCACGGGACGGTGCATACGCACACCCGTCGTCTCGATCTTCGCGCGGGCACACTGCACCGGGAGGTGGACTGGGAGTCCGCGGAGGGACGGCGCGTGCACATCGCCTCGACCCGCTTGGTCTCCCTCGAACACCGTTCGCTGGCCGCCGTGCGCTACCGCGTGACGGCGGTCGACGGCCCGCTCGCGGTCACCGTGCTGTCGGAAGTGCTCGCGAACGAGCCGCTGCCCACCACCCACGACGACCCGCGCGTCCAGGAACTCCTCGCCCGTCCGCTGGTGGCGGTGGACGCGACCATCCTGGGTTCGCGGACCACGCTGCAGCACCGGACCCGACGGAGCGGCCTGAACCTCGCCGTGAGCGCCGACCACATCGTGCGGGCGACCGCGGCCGATGCGCCCCGGGTGTCCGTCGAGGCGGGCGGCGACCTCTCGCGCACCCGCATCCGCGTGGACCTCGCCGCCGGGGAAGAGCTGGAGATCGTCAAGCTCGTCGGTCACGAGTGGTCGGGATCCCTGTCCCCGCAGAGCCTGCGGGACCGGGCCGAGGAGGCGGTGGAGGAGGCCGCCCGCCTGGGCTGGGATGCCCTGCTCGAAGGGCAGCGCGCGGTCCTCGATCGCTACTGGGAGTGCGGCGACGTCCGCATCGACGGCGATGCGCGCCTGCAGCAGGCGGTGCGCTTCGCCCTGTTCCAGGTGTTCCAGGCCTCGGCGCGCGCCGAGGCGCGATCCGTTCCGGGCAAGGGCCTCACCGGCTCCGGCTACGAGGGCCACACGTTCTGGGATTTCGAGGCGTTCGTGCTCCCCGTGCTCACCTCGACGGCTCCCGATGCCGCACTCCAGGCGCTGCGCTGGCGGCACACGACGCTCGACCACGCCAGGGAGCGGGCCCGCACGCTCGGTCTCCGGGGCGCGTCCTTCGCCTGGCGCACCATCGACGGGCGCGAGAGCTCCGGGTACTGGCCGGCCAGCACGGCAGCCTTCCACATCAACGCCGCCGTGGCGGGAGCCGTGATGCATTACGTACGGGCCACCGGCGACCAGGGCTTCGAGCGGGACGCGGGCACCGAGATCCTCGTCGAGACGGCCCGGCTCTGGCTGTCCCTCGGTCGTTGGGGTGACGACGGCGGCTTCCATATCGACGGCGTCACCGGCCCCGATGAGTACACCGCGGTCGTCGACGACAACGTGTACACGAACCTCTCCGCGCGCCGGAATCTCCGCGGAGCGGTGGCAGCCGTCCGACGGCACCCGGACGTCGCCGCCGACCTCGGAGTGGACGACGACGAGATCACCGCGTGGGAGTCCGCCGCCGCTGCCATGACCGTGCTCTACGACGAGGAGCGACAGGTGCACCCGCAGTCGGCGGGCTTCACCGCGCACGCCCGGTGGGACTTCGACGCCACGGCGCCCGACGAGTATCCGCTTCACAGCCACTTCCCGTATTTCGACATCTACCGCAAGCAGGTGCTGAAGCAGGCCGACCTCGTGCTGGCGCTCTACACCTCCCACGAGGAGTTCACCTGGGAGGAGAAGGCCAGGGCGTTCGCCTACTACGACGCCCTCACCGTGCGAGACTCCTCGCTCTCCGCGGCCGCCCAGGCCGTGATCGCTGCCGAGGTCGGGCATCTCGAACGGGCTTCGGCCTACCTGACCGAGCTCGCAGCTCTCGACCTCGACGACCTCCACGGCAACACTGACGAGGGACTGCACATCGCGGCACTCGCCGGCATCTGGACGGGCGTGACGGCCGGCTACGGGGGTATGCGGGAAGGAGACCACGGCCTGTCCTTCCGGCCGCAGCTTCCGGACGGCGTCACCCGTCTCGCGTTCGGAGTCCGGCTGCACGGCTGCATCCTGCACGTCGACATCACGCCGACGGAGACGACCTACCGACTGAGCGCCGGAGAGCCGGTGACGATCCGGCACGCCGACGAGGAGCTCGTCCTGCACGCCGGCGTTCCCGTGAGCCTGCCGACGCCGGATCGGGTCGAGCCGCTCACCCCGGCACCTGTGCCGCCGCGCTGGCGGGAACCGGGACGCCCGCGCGCCGGCGACTGA
- a CDS encoding BLUF domain-containing protein, producing MTAATADGLLRLVYTSTAAQPFRETALEQLLEQCRRSNAARDITGLLLFRQGRFLQVLEGPVKAVRQLVDTIADDPRHHAMRILWETPITARLFSDWSMGYRSFRTGSTAAPTGFRDSFDDLVDGADASTMERALFELTLWFRTRSGAADPVPATSGEGTSLRI from the coding sequence GTGACGGCGGCCACGGCCGACGGCCTGCTCCGCCTCGTCTACACCAGCACGGCGGCGCAGCCGTTCCGGGAGACCGCCCTGGAGCAGCTCCTCGAACAGTGCCGGCGGTCCAACGCGGCCCGCGACATCACCGGACTGCTCCTGTTCCGTCAGGGCCGCTTCCTGCAGGTCCTCGAAGGGCCGGTCAAGGCGGTGCGTCAGCTCGTCGACACGATCGCGGACGACCCGCGTCACCACGCGATGCGCATCCTGTGGGAGACGCCGATCACCGCCCGGCTCTTCTCGGACTGGTCGATGGGCTACCGGTCGTTCCGCACGGGGAGCACAGCAGCCCCCACGGGCTTCCGCGACTCCTTCGACGACCTCGTCGACGGCGCGGACGCGTCCACCATGGAGCGCGCTCTGTTCGAGCTCACACTGTGGTTCCGCACCCGCTCCGGCGCGGCGGACCCGGTTCCGGCCACGAGCGGCGAGGGCACCTCGCTCCGGATATGA
- the ychF gene encoding redox-regulated ATPase YchF has product MALTIGIVGLPNVGKSTLFNALTKNDVLAANYPFATIEPNVGVVNLPDPRLEKLAEIFGSERILPAAVSFVDIAGIVRGASEGEGLGNQFLANIREADAIAQVVRGFSDDDVVHVDGAVNPASDMETINAELMLADLQTVEKAITRYEKEVRGKKIDPSVLEAAKAAKDALERGILLSTSGLDLDPIRELGLLTVKPVIFVFNVDESVLTDDARKAELAALVAPAQAIFLDAKIESELKDLDPEDAAELLASTGQDESGLDQLARIGFDTLGLQTYLTAGPKEARAWTIPKGSKAPQAAGVIHTDFEKGFIKAEIVSFDDLVETGSVQEARAKGKARLEGKDYVMQDGDVVEFRFNN; this is encoded by the coding sequence GTGGCTCTCACTATCGGAATCGTCGGCCTGCCCAACGTCGGCAAGTCCACCCTCTTCAACGCTCTCACCAAGAACGACGTGCTCGCGGCGAACTACCCGTTCGCGACGATCGAGCCGAACGTCGGCGTGGTGAACCTGCCCGACCCGCGGCTTGAGAAGCTCGCGGAGATCTTCGGGAGCGAGCGCATCCTGCCCGCCGCGGTGTCGTTCGTCGACATCGCCGGCATCGTCCGAGGGGCGAGCGAGGGGGAGGGTCTGGGCAATCAGTTCCTCGCGAACATCCGCGAGGCCGACGCGATCGCCCAGGTCGTGCGCGGGTTCTCCGACGACGACGTGGTGCACGTGGACGGCGCCGTGAACCCGGCGTCCGACATGGAGACCATCAACGCGGAGCTCATGCTCGCCGACCTGCAGACGGTCGAGAAGGCGATCACGCGGTACGAGAAGGAGGTCCGCGGCAAGAAGATCGACCCGTCGGTCCTCGAAGCCGCGAAGGCTGCCAAGGACGCCCTGGAGCGCGGCATTCTGCTCTCCACCAGCGGCCTCGACCTCGACCCGATCCGCGAACTCGGGCTCCTGACGGTCAAGCCCGTGATCTTCGTCTTCAACGTCGACGAGTCCGTGCTGACCGACGACGCCCGCAAGGCCGAACTCGCGGCCCTCGTCGCGCCGGCGCAGGCGATCTTCCTCGACGCGAAGATCGAGTCCGAGCTCAAGGACCTCGACCCGGAGGACGCCGCCGAGCTCCTCGCTTCGACGGGGCAGGACGAGTCGGGCCTCGACCAGCTCGCCCGCATCGGCTTCGACACGCTCGGGCTGCAGACCTACCTCACCGCCGGGCCGAAGGAGGCCCGCGCCTGGACCATCCCCAAGGGATCGAAGGCCCCGCAGGCTGCCGGCGTCATCCACACCGACTTCGAGAAGGGCTTCATCAAGGCCGAGATCGTGTCGTTCGACGACCTCGTCGAGACCGGGTCCGTGCAGGAGGCCCGCGCCAAGGGCAAGGCGCGCCTGGAGGGCAAGGACTACGTCATGCAGGATGGCGACGTCGTGGAGTTCCGCTTCAACAACTGA
- a CDS encoding class I SAM-dependent methyltransferase produces MADELARSFGAAAGSYEAGRPEYPFEAVAWMLEPMADGARRVADVGAGTGKLTRALVAAADAEVVAIDPDPAMLAALREAVPGVPTFVGTAEELPLPDASVDAVVLGQAWHWVEPAAASAEIGRAVRPGGVLGLVWNLRDERVEWVRRLTDIMHGSNAEIMLAAGDPVVGEPFGPLTQERWEWSRPMTRELLHRMAASRSAVITADDAEKARIRREMDALFDELGLHGDDAVEVPYVTRAFRAVRR; encoded by the coding sequence ATGGCGGACGAACTCGCGAGGTCCTTCGGCGCGGCGGCCGGAAGCTACGAGGCCGGACGGCCCGAGTACCCCTTCGAAGCCGTCGCCTGGATGCTCGAGCCGATGGCGGACGGTGCGCGGCGGGTGGCGGACGTCGGCGCCGGCACCGGCAAGCTCACGCGGGCGCTCGTCGCCGCCGCGGACGCCGAGGTCGTGGCGATCGACCCCGACCCGGCGATGCTCGCCGCGCTGCGCGAGGCCGTGCCAGGGGTACCCACGTTCGTCGGGACCGCCGAAGAGCTGCCGCTGCCGGACGCGAGCGTGGATGCCGTCGTGCTCGGTCAGGCGTGGCACTGGGTCGAGCCCGCCGCCGCCTCCGCGGAGATCGGTCGTGCCGTGCGGCCGGGCGGCGTGTTGGGACTCGTCTGGAACCTCCGCGACGAGCGGGTCGAGTGGGTGCGACGGCTCACCGACATCATGCACGGGAGCAACGCCGAGATCATGCTCGCGGCGGGCGACCCCGTCGTCGGGGAGCCGTTCGGCCCGCTGACGCAGGAGCGCTGGGAGTGGTCGCGCCCCATGACACGGGAGCTCCTTCATCGCATGGCGGCCTCCCGCAGCGCCGTGATCACCGCCGACGACGCCGAGAAGGCGCGGATACGTCGCGAGATGGACGCCCTGTTCGACGAGCTCGGCCTGCACGGGGACGACGCGGTCGAGGTGCCGTACGTGACGAGGGCGTTCCGCGCGGTCCGTCGCTGA
- a CDS encoding GIY-YIG nuclease family protein yields MPESTQMNTQVRRQVADELGLYVYMLVDPESGVPFYVGKGRGERYSTHGTDAMLAAALDPDATSEKIRRIRAIREAGHEPEIWIVRHGMSSQKEYTAVEAACIDLLRSMPVLPKHSGASRLPEGHAQQLSNARREASSGHGIIRLEDLYEEKAAPLLTTDEPLLIVSLGGWVDSPEVAVDGSELTGYGYKNAWLTRAERLKHLPEIGHSASKWFKFTEREVEKRGIEFAVAAHRGVTRALLRIEPGSWKHIGAGPERRSGFRFEIVTEGPLFDEVVGEYGHRLPPKKRGEQSTFRYWPYGR; encoded by the coding sequence ATGCCCGAAAGCACTCAGATGAACACACAGGTACGCCGCCAAGTCGCGGACGAACTGGGCCTCTACGTCTACATGCTCGTCGATCCGGAGTCCGGCGTTCCGTTCTACGTCGGGAAAGGGCGTGGGGAGCGCTACAGCACTCATGGGACGGACGCGATGCTCGCCGCGGCCCTGGATCCTGACGCGACAAGCGAGAAGATCAGGAGAATCCGAGCGATACGTGAGGCCGGCCACGAACCCGAGATCTGGATCGTCCGTCACGGGATGAGCTCCCAGAAGGAGTACACAGCGGTCGAGGCTGCATGCATCGACCTCCTGCGCTCGATGCCTGTTCTGCCGAAGCACTCCGGCGCTTCGAGGCTTCCCGAAGGGCACGCGCAACAGCTCTCGAACGCCCGGCGCGAGGCGTCGAGCGGGCACGGCATCATCCGCCTGGAGGATCTCTACGAGGAGAAGGCTGCGCCACTACTCACCACGGACGAACCACTCCTGATCGTCTCCCTCGGCGGCTGGGTCGACAGCCCGGAAGTCGCCGTCGATGGTTCCGAACTGACGGGTTACGGATACAAGAACGCATGGCTGACACGAGCCGAACGCCTCAAGCATCTTCCAGAGATCGGCCACTCCGCGTCGAAGTGGTTCAAGTTCACCGAGCGCGAGGTGGAAAAGCGCGGAATCGAGTTCGCAGTCGCCGCGCATCGCGGCGTGACCCGCGCCCTCTTGAGAATCGAACCGGGTTCATGGAAGCACATCGGCGCGGGCCCAGAGCGCCGGAGCGGTTTCCGGTTCGAGATCGTCACCGAAGGTCCACTGTTCGATGAAGTGGTCGGCGAGTACGGCCACCGGCTGCCCCCGAAGAAGCGGGGCGAGCAGTCGACGTTCCGCTACTGGCCCTACGGCCGGTGA